Below is a window of Frigoribacterium sp. SL97 DNA.
GGCGCGGAGGGACTCATGGTCTCGACGCTAGTCGGTCGTCCGATCGAGCGTGGGGGTTGACAACGGGGTGGACGACAGGCGTCGGGCAGTGCGTGAGGCTCAGAACTCGTCGCTGTCGAGCGGGATGCGCTCGGCCGCTTCGGCGGTCTGGGGCTCGATTCCGCGGAGGCGGCCGATGCGCCCCTCGATGTCGTCGACCAGGGCGTCGTCGTCGATCTCGGCCTCGTCGGTCTGCTCTTCGGAGACCAGCATCTGGCTGGCGGGACCGAGCAGCACCTGGAACCGCTGGTGCACCCCGCCACGATCCATGCCGGGCAGGTCGACCATGTCGGACTTGTTCTGCATCGCCAGCGCTCGCGCGTACTCGACGACGGCCGCCGCGATCGCGTCGCCGGTGACCAGGTACTCGTCGGTGTAGTGGATGCGTTTCACCCGTGGTTCTCCCTGCAGTCGAGACGACTCGTCGTCACCGATCACGCTACGCGCGACGGGGCGGGAAGGCCCCGTGCCGGGCGACGTCGGTGGGCCCTCGAGCGGGCAGAAGAAAAGCCACCCCGGAACATCTCTGGCGAGAGAGAGAACCGACGTGGCTTTCCGCGGAGCCGGTGGGATTTGAACCCACGGTTCCCACAAAGGGAACTCCACCTTAGCAGGGTGGTGCACTAGGCCGAACTATGCGACGGCTCCATGCGGCTCGCGAGCGAACGCGCAGGGACAAGCATAGCGGCCCGGAGGCCAGATGCCGAACCGGGGCCCGGCGCCGGTCGGACGTCCGGCCGGGACGGGCGTGGACAGAACCACCCGTGCCCCACCCGCTCTGGGGGGCGTGATCGGCTTGTCGGCATTTGTGCCGACACATAGAGTACCCCTGACGCCGACGACGGCCGAGGGGCCGGGCCCCGACAGCACGGGCCCGTTCACCCTTGCCGAACACGCCCCCCGACGGTCGCCGCGTCACGTGCCCCACCATCGAGCGCCGCACCCGAACGGCTGCGCCCGAGGGGCTCGCCGCCGGCACCGACGCCGGCCTCCACACCCCCCACGGTGCCGCACCCCTGATCCCGGCATCGCGGGGTTCTCATGCGTGCCGGTTCGGGCCGCCGCTTGAGGTCACCGGTCGTCCCGGCGAGCTGGTTACTCGCCGGGGCGACTTCTCGGCGGAGCGCCTAGTTCGAGCCGAACGCCACCGAGCAGGTCTGGTCGGCCGCCGTCTGGCCGGTGAGGCCCTCGATGACCTCGGTCGTCGGCGGCGTGGTCGACGCCCCCGCGCCCGGATCGGTGGGTGCCGCCGTGTCGGCCGGAGCAGCGGTCTGGGCCGGAGCAGCTGTCTCGACCGGAGCGGCCGGGGCCTGGGTCGCCGCCGCACCGTCACCCGTGGCGGTGTTCTCGGAGCCGATGCCGGTGCTGCCCTCGGGGATCGAGAACGGGACGTCGTTCGCGATCGCGTCGAAGAGCTGGGTCGCCACGGCCTCGTCGGGCTGCACCTTGTTCTCGTAGACGCCCGAGCCTCCGGTCGTGCCGGGGTACTGGACGAAGTTGACGGCGTCGAGCGGCAGGTCCCGGAGCGCGAGACCGATCTGCACCATGGTGTCGATCTTGGTCAGCTGGTCGGACAGGGTCATGTTGCTCGCCGCGGCGCGGGCCAACGAGTAGAGCTTCGTGGGGTTGCTGAGGGTGTCGGCGCTCTTCACCGTCCGCAACAGTGACGAGAGGTAGACCTGCTGGCTGCTGATGCGGCCGAGGTCGGACCCGTCGCCGACGCCGTGGCGGGTGCGCAGGAAGGCCAGGGCGTCGGCACCCGAGAGCACGGTCTCGCCGGCCGGGATGTCGAGACCCGTGTAGCGGTCCTTGATGGGGGTGGCGGCACAGACGGGGACGCCGCCGATGGCGTTCGACATCTCGATGACGCCGTTGAACGAGATCATGCCCGCGAAGGGGATGTCGAGACCGGTCAGGCTCGAGACGGTCGAGGCGACGCAGCTCAGCCCGCCGTACGAGTAGGCCTCGTTGATGGGTCGGGCCGACATCGCCGAGTAGTACCCCGAGCCGTCCTCCTTCGCGCACGACGGGATCGGCACGACCATGTCGCGGGGGATGCTGACGGCGGTCGCGTTGGTGTGGTCGGCCGACACGTGGAGCAGGATGTTGACGTCGTTCAGGGTCGCGTCCCGCTCGCCGAACGCCCCCTGGTCCTGGCTGGCGTCGTTGTCGGTCCCGACGACGAGGATGTTGAACCCGCCTTCGTACTCGCTGATCGACGGGGGCGCGGGCTTGGTGGTCTCGCCCTGGGCCGCCTGCAGCTCGACCCCGTCACCGAGGTCGCTGCGCACCTGGTACGCCGCGATGGCGCCGACCGAGGCTCCGCTCACGAGCAGGACGGCCACCGAGGCGGCCACCACCTTCGTGACGGCCCGCACGGCGCCTCCGCTCTTGAGCCGGCCGTGTCGGGCGACTCCCGTCGTCGCGGGGGCGGAACGGCGTCCGGAGGCGGTCGCCTCGGGTCGGGCAGCTCGTCGGCCACGGCCGGATCGGTCGCGAAGGTCGCTCACGCGGTGTCCTCTCGGTCATCGAGGGCGACCCTCGCTCGCGCGGCCTCGGGATCGTTCGAGGATCGAGCGGGCAGAAGGGCACCGTTCGGTGTACGGGCAGATGGAGATACTACCCAGGCGGTCCTGGGCCGCTGCCGGGACTCAGCCGGTCGCACGGTTCGCGACGAGCTGGACGGCGTACGAGGCGTGCCACTTGCCGGCGGCCGGTCCCCCGTTGCACTCGCCGTCGCTCGCTCCAGGCGTCTTGATCCAGAGCAGGGCGTCGAGCTTCGTCGTGCCGGTCTGCACCGAGGGCACGACCCCCAGGCCGGCCCCGGGCGCGTTGCACCACGTGCCCTTCCAGCCGCGACCGTTGCGCGACGTGTCGATCACGTACCGTGCGCCTCCCGTCGCCTGCGACACCTTCTCGGCGTAGGCACGCTCGGATTCAACCGGGTAGTAGTTCGACACGTTGGTCGCGAAGCCGCGGGCACGGTCGACACCGGCCGCCTTGAGGCGCGCGGCCATGGTCTGCGGCGGCACCCAGTTCGAGTTGCCGGCGTCGAGGTAGGCGGGGACGCCCGCGTCCGCCAGGGTCGCGACCGCGGAGGCGATGGTGGCCTCCCGCCCGCTCGTCTGCTCGGGGCAGTTGCTGATGAGCGTGAGGGCGTCGGGCTCGACGACCAC
It encodes the following:
- a CDS encoding LCP family protein, with product MSDLRDRSGRGRRAARPEATASGRRSAPATTGVARHGRLKSGGAVRAVTKVVAASVAVLLVSGASVGAIAAYQVRSDLGDGVELQAAQGETTKPAPPSISEYEGGFNILVVGTDNDASQDQGAFGERDATLNDVNILLHVSADHTNATAVSIPRDMVVPIPSCAKEDGSGYYSAMSARPINEAYSYGGLSCVASTVSSLTGLDIPFAGMISFNGVIEMSNAIGGVPVCAATPIKDRYTGLDIPAGETVLSGADALAFLRTRHGVGDGSDLGRISSQQVYLSSLLRTVKSADTLSNPTKLYSLARAAASNMTLSDQLTKIDTMVQIGLALRDLPLDAVNFVQYPGTTGGSGVYENKVQPDEAVATQLFDAIANDVPFSIPEGSTGIGSENTATGDGAAATQAPAAPVETAAPAQTAAPADTAAPTDPGAGASTTPPTTEVIEGLTGQTAADQTCSVAFGSN